In Zingiber officinale cultivar Zhangliang chromosome 11B, Zo_v1.1, whole genome shotgun sequence, a single window of DNA contains:
- the LOC122034880 gene encoding serine/threonine protein phosphatase 2A 57 kDa regulatory subunit B' beta isoform-like translates to MLNRFINFGSRKLPNPEAEEPPVVAVNHASRATAATPPPPAPSPAVAPVSPNIEVLPPFGEVAAGERQALFLRKLQLCAVVFDFSDALSLRCARERETKRRAFQELVDFVQSGSGRLSEQVQEELVRTVAANIFRCLPPAAHENTGGDASADPEEENVFLDPAWPHLQLAYELLLRYVISTDTDTKIAKRFIDHSFVLRLLDLFDSEDPREREYLKTILHRIYGKFLVHRPFIRKAINNVFYGFIFETERHNGIGELLEILGSVINGFTLPMKEEHKLFLVRALIPLHKTKAVSVYHQQLAYCTTQFVEKDYKLADTVIRCLLKYWPVTNCQKEVLFLGELEEMLEATQPVEFQRIMIPLFKRISCCLNSSHFQVAERALYFWNNDHIVTLIAQNRGVILPIIFEALEKNMQSHWNQVINALTANVRKMFEDMDGNLFSECQQQYIEKEANANALKEQREVAWRQLEAVAVAVAAARAAGEKMILVN, encoded by the exons ATGTTGAACCGGTTTATCAATTTCGGAAGCCGGAAGCTCCCTAATCCTGAGGCGGAGGAGCCCCCTGTGGTGGCCGTCAACCACGCCTCTCGGGCCACTGCCGCCACGCCTCCTCCTCCAGCGCCATCCCCTGCTGTCGCACCCGTCAGCCCCAACATCGAGGTTCTCCCGCCATTCGGCGAGGTAGCTGCCGGGGAGCGCCAAGCCCTTTTTCTTCGCAAGCTCCAGCTTTGCGCCGTCGTCTTCGACTTCTCCGACGCTCTCTCCCTCCGCTGCGCCCGAGAGCGGGAGACGAAGCGGCGTGCGTTTCAGGAGCTCGTCGACTTCGTCCAGTCCGGCTCCGGCCGCCTCTCCGAGCAGGTACAGGAGGAGCTCGTCCGCACCGTCGCCGCCAACATCTTCCGATGCCTTCCCCCGGCCGCCCACGAGAACACCGGCGGCGATGCCTCCGCCGATCCCGAGGAGGAGAATGTGTTCCTCGATCCAGCGTGGCCCCATCTCCAGCTCGCCTACGAGCTTCTTCTCCGCTACGTCATCTCCACTGACACCGACACCAAGATCGCCAAGCGGTTCATTGACCATTCCTTTGTGCTCCGCCTCCTCGACCTCTTCGACTCCGAAGACCCCCGCGAGCGCGAATACCTCAAGACCATCCTCCACCGTATCTACGGAAAGTTCCTGGTCCACCGTCCATTCATCCGCAAGGCCATCAACAACGTCTTCTACGGGTTCATCTTCGAGACGGAGAGGCACAACGGTATCGGAGAGCTTCTGGAAATTCTTGGGAGCGTCATCAATGGCTTTACCCTGCCCATGAAAGAGGAGCATAAGTTGTTCCTGGTGCGGGCGCTCATCCCGCTGCACAAGACCAAGGCGGTGAGCGTTTACCACCAGCAGCTGGCCTACTGCACCACGCAATTCGTGGAGAAGGACTACAAGCTTGCAGACACGGTGATTCGATGCCTATTGAAGTACTGGCCGGTGACCAACTGCCAGAAGGAGGTTCTGTTTCTGggggagttggaggagatgttgGAGGCAACGCAGCCCGTAGAGTTCCAGAGGATCATGATTCCCTTGTTCAAGAGAATTTCATGCTGTCTCAACAGCTCTCACTTCCAG GTTGCTGAACGGGCTTTATATTTCTGGAATAATGATCATATCGTGACCTTGATTGCCCAAAACCGTGGTGTCATATTGCCCATAATATTCGAAGCACTGGAGAAGAACATGCAGAGCCACTGGAACCAAGTGATCAATGCCCTCACAGCAAATGTGCGCAAGATGTTCGAAGACATGGACGGCAATCTCTTTTCGGAGTGTCAACAGCAATACATTGAGAAAGAAGCAAACGCCAACGCCTTGAAAGAGCAACGAGAGGTTGCATGGAGACAACTAGAAGCTGTAGCTGTGGCCGTCGCTGCAGCTAGAGCTGCGGGAGAGAAGATGATTCTAgtcaattaa
- the LOC122035233 gene encoding rRNA-processing protein EFG1-like: protein MAAGSSSRSKTEEKRAPSRRPKALGPKKNPKKSVSIKNQIRSVERFLSKDLPNDVRQAQEEKLKGLQQLQDNHIRSALDHKIHLNDKRIRFFERRKIERMIKQLEKQCSSSDQASEEGTLDQLSKLREDLNYIRFFPKNERYVSLLVGGDNPKIVEKRNQLRDQIKANLVEATSNGEDLKETSENDALDVNEDDFFLDDCSSDEGDCDPADNNARESTLIAPVKEKSVRFTDSRNQEVPARVLSLPPQPLPSRRNYDETAVASRSSKAFIRKNDASSKSLKLVNEVKGQHSNFSSSSEVHKPRRKRRPKKKKQA, encoded by the exons ATGGCTGCCGGAAGCTCCTCCCGGAGCAAGACTGAAGAGAAGAGAGCACCCAGTCGGCGACCTAAGGCATTGGGACCAAAGAAGAACCCTAAGAAAAGTGTTTCTATAAAGAACCAGATCCGCTCCGTCGAGAGGTTTCTCAGTAAG GACCTACCCAATGATGTTAGACAGGCTCAAGAGGAAAAACTGAAAGGGCTTCAACAGCTGCAGGATAATCACATTCGCTCAGCATTGGACCATAAGATTCATCTCAATGACAAAAGAATAAGATTTTTTG AGAGGCGAAAGATTGAGAGGATGATAAAACAGCTTGAAAAGCAATGTTCCTCCTCTGACCAAGCCTCAGAAGAGGGGACTTTGGATCAGCTTTCGAAATTAAGAgaagatttaaattatattaga TTTTTCCCAAAGAATGAAAGATATGTTTCACTGCTTGTTGGTGGTGATAATCCAAAAATTGTTGAAAAAAGAAACCAGTTACGTGATCAGATAAAAGCCAATCTTGTAGAAGCCACTTCTAATGGAGAAGATTTGAAAG AAACAAGTGAAAATGATGCTTTAGATGTGAATGAGGACGATTTCTTTTTAGACGATTGCTCAAGTGATGAAGGAGACTGTGATCCTGCAGATAATAATGCTAG AGAATCAACTTTGATTGCTCCTGTCAAAGAAAAATCTGTCAGGTTCACTGATTCAAGGAATCAG GAGGTCCCTGCTCGAGTTCTCTCACTGCCACCTCAGCCATTGCCATCTAGACGAAACTATGATGAAACTGCTGTGGCATCTAGATCTAGCAAAGCATTCATTAGAAAGAATGATGCTTCCTCTAAAAGCTTGAAATTGGTAAATGAAGTCAAAGGTCAACACAGCAACTTTAGTTCAAGCTCAGAGGTCCATAAGCCACGCAGAAAAAGGAGGCCAAAGAAGAAAAAACAG GCATGA
- the LOC122034465 gene encoding chitinase 2-like, translating into MASSSFLIYSLLLFLMASSSAAAPSNLFREYIGAEFTGVRFSDVPVSSGVEFHFILAFAIDYTTSSSPTPTNGRFNIFWDSQNLSPAAVAAIKRSHPNVRVALSLGGDSVHGQFANFTPDSVESWVNNAVDSLTSLIEEYHIDGIDVDYEHFRATPAAFAESIGRLVTRLKRAGTISFASIAPFADDDVQRHYLALWSKYGRAIDYVNFQFYAYARGTTVAQFLEHFEEQRRNYRGGRLLASFNTEENPGGLTPQNGFFRACSQLKKQGKLGGIFVWTADTSLSQGFRYEKQAQSLLASG; encoded by the coding sequence ATGGCTTCCTCTTCCTTCTTGATCTACTCTCTGCTCTTGTTTTTGATGGCTAGTTCCTCCGCCGCCGCCCCCTCCAACCTCTTCCGAGAGTACATCGGCGCCGAGTTCACCGGCGTCCGCTTCTCCGACGTCCCCGTGTCCTCCGGCGTCGAATTCCACTTCATCCTCGCCTTCGCCATCGACTACACCACTTCCTCCTCCCCCACCCCCACCAACGGCCGCTTCAACATCTTCTGGGACAGCCAGAACCTCTCCCCCGCCGCCGTCGCCGCCATCAAGCGCTCCCACCCGAACGTCAGGGTCGCCCTCAGCCTCGGCGGCGACTCCGTCCATGGCCAATTCGCCAACTTCACGCCCGATTCCGTCGAGTCCTGGGTCAACAATGCCGTCGACTCCCTCACCTCCCTCATCGAGGAGTACCACATCGACGGCATCGACGTCGACTACGAGCACTTCCGGGCGACGCCGGCCGCGTTCGCGGAGAGCATTGGGCGGCTGGTGACGCGGCTGAAGCGCGCGGGGACGATCTCCTTCGCCTCCATCGCGCCGTTCGCCGACGACGACGTGCAGAGGCACTACCTGGCGCTGTGGAGCAAGTACGGCCGAGCGATCGACTACGTGAACTTCCAGTTCTACGCGTATGCGAGAGGGACGACGGTGGCGCAGTTCTTGGAGCACTTCGAGGAGCAGAGGAGAAACTACAGGGGAGGGCGGCTGCTGGCGAGCTTCAACACGGAGGAGAACCCCGGCGGGCTGACGCCCCAAAATGGCTTCTTCAGGGCGTGCAGCCAGCTGAAGAAGCAGGGGAAGCTCGGGGGGATCTTCGTGTGGACCGCCGACACCTCCCTGAGCCAAGGATTCAGGTACGAGAAGCAGGCGCAGAGCTTGCTGGCTTCCGGTTAA